A window of Vigna unguiculata cultivar IT97K-499-35 chromosome 4, ASM411807v1, whole genome shotgun sequence contains these coding sequences:
- the LOC114181490 gene encoding transmembrane emp24 domain-containing protein p24delta9-like, which produces MAAMSNSIGALALFTLALTFSLAHSMQFELHLGHTKCISEDIKTSSMSVGKYSVIHPSEGYPKFDSHRIIVKVSSPHGNMYHFGDHVDSGNYAFTASESGDYTTCFWLPDEKDAPPMVTIEFEWRTGVAAKDWSKIAKKGQVEVMEFELKKLYDTVLSIHDEMFYLREREEEMQNLNKATNTKLFTLSFLSIAVCLSVAGLQIWHLKTFFERKKLL; this is translated from the exons ATGGCAGCAATGTCCAATTCGATTGGTGCCCTCGCACTTTTCACCCTGGCATTGACATTTAGCCTCGCGCATTCGATGCAGTTCGAGCTCCATTTGGGTCACACCAAGTGCATTTCAGAGGACATTAAGACCAGTTCGATGAGTGTGGGAAAGTACAGTGTCATCCACCCATCTGAAGGGTATCCAAAGTTCGATTCCCACAGGATCATTGTCAAG GTGTCATCGCCTCATGGGAACATGTATCACTTTGGGGATCATGTGGATTCTGGTAACTATGCATTTACGGCATCTGAATCTGGTGACTACACGACTTGCTTTTGGCTTCCGGATGAGAAGGATGCGCCACCAATGGTGACCATTGAATTTGAGTGGAGAACTGGGGTTGCTGCCAAAGACTGGTCCAAGATTGCCAAGAAAGGGCAGGTTGAA GTAATGGAATTTGAGTTGAAGAAGCTATATGATACTGTCTTATCGATCCATGATGAGATGTTTTATCTTCGAGAAAG GGAGGAGGAGATGCAAAATCTTAACAAAGCAACTAACACCAAGTTGTTTACTTTAAGTTTCCTCTCGATTGCGGTGTGCTTGTCTGTGGCTGGTCTGCAAATATGGCATTTGAAGACATTCTTTGAGAGGAAGAAACTCCTCTAA
- the LOC114181515 gene encoding uncharacterized protein At5g39570 — protein sequence MSFFHHHGGYEGQGDKVDDFDEYDPTPYGGGYDIALTYGRPLPPSEETCYAIGDSSSADDSFDYDRPQYSSNAEPSAYGDEALVTEYSSYSRPKPRPAPAGFNPAAGSGYGGSGSEYGSGYGRKQESEYGSSGYGGRKEESEYGSGYGGRKEESGYGSGYGGRKEESEYGSGYGGRKEESEYGSGYGGRKEESGYGTGYGGRKEESEYGSGYGGRTEESEYGTGYGRKQESGYGSGYGGRKQEGEYGSGYGGRKEESEYGSGNGGRQEESNYGSGYGGSRPESEYGSGYGGRKEESAYGSGYGGRKEESEYGSGYGGRKEESEYGSGYGGRRQESEYGSGYGGRKEESEYGSGYGGRKSSGYGEEQQGGVEYGYGRPPQEEGYRKPSYERRDDDDDEGYGRKKYGGDSDDDDDRKKHHHKHHHHHQSYDDE from the exons ATGTCGTTTTTTCACCACCACGGCGGCTACGAAGGCCAAGGGGACAAGGTCGACGACTTCGACGAGTACGACCCCACCCCCTACGGCGGAGGCTACGACATCGCCCTCACCTACGGCCGTCCTCTCCCTCCCTCCGAAGAGACCTGCTACGCCATCGGAGACTCTTCCTCCGCCGACGACAGCTTTGACTACGATCGCCCTCAATACAGTTCCAACGCTGAACCCTCTGCTTATGGAGATGAAGCCCTCGTCACCGAGTATAGCAGCTACTCTCGCCCCAAACCTAGGCCTGCACCTGCTGGCTTCAACCCCGCCGCTGGATCCGGCTATGGTGGATCCGGGTCGGAATACGGATCCGGGTATGGTAGGAAGCAGGAATCTGAATACGGGTCATCCGGGTACGGCGGGAGAAAGGAGGAAAGTGAATATGGGTCTGGGTATGGTGGGAGAAAGGAGGAATCGGGATATGGGTCTGGTTATGGAGGTAGAAAGGAGGAATCAGAATATGGGTCTGGTTATGGAGGTAGAAAGGAGGAATCGGAATATGGGTCTGGTTATGGAGGTAGAAAGGAGGAATCTGGATATGGGACTGGTTATGGAGGGAGAAAGGAGGAATCGGAATATGGGTCTGGTTATGGAGGTAGAACAGAGGAATCTGAATATGGGACTGGGTATGGTAGGAAGCAGGAGTCAGGTTATGGATCCGGGTATGGTGGTAGGAAACAAGAAGGTGAATATGGGTCGGGATATGGTGGAAGAAAGGAGGAGTCTGAATATGGATCTGGGAATGGTGGGAGACAAGAGGAGTCTAACTATGGATCCGGGTATGGAGGAAGCAGGCCAGAATCTGAATACGGGTCGGGGTATGGTGGCAGGAAGGAAGAATCTGCATATGGGTCTGGGTATGGTGGAAGAAAAGAGGAATCAGAATATGGATCCGGGTATGGTGGAAGGAAGGAGGAGAGTGAATATGGATCCGGGTATGGTGGAAGGAGGCAAGAATCTGAATATGGATCCGGGTATGGTGGAAGAAAGGAGGAATCAGAATATGGATCTGGGTATGGTGGAAGGAAGAGTAGTGGGTATGGGGAGGAACAGCAAGGAGGTGTTGAGTATGGTTATGGGCGTCCACCTCAGGAGGAAGGCTACCGAAAGCCTAGCTATGAGAGgcgtgatgatgatgatgatgagggCTATGGACGCAAGAAATAT GGTGGTGATtcggatgatgatgatgataggAAGAAACATCACCACAAGCATCACCATCATCACCAGAGTTATGACGATGAGTAA